CGCCGGGCAGCAGGGCGGCGTGGAGGGCGTCGTAGGCCGGGTTCTCGGGCAGGGGGCCGCGGAAGTCGAGGCCGTTGCGGTTGAGATCAATGTTGTGTTCGTTGCCGCGGCGCAGCCAGGCGAAGCCATGGGGGTTGAGGGCATGGATCAGCAGCGCCCCGCCGCCGGCCGGCAGGGCGCCGTGGAGTTCATCCAGCAGAACGCCCACCTGGCAACCGGATCCGGCCAGGCCCTCCACGCCGTGGGTGCCGGAGATCAGCAGCAGCAGGGACTCGGGCTCGGCGGGGCCCAAGGCCGCCGCATCGATGGCGAGCGACTCGCCGGCCGGGCCGCGGTGATCGGGCAGGACATGGCTGGTGAGCCGGGCGCCGGCGCCAAAGGCGGCGGCCAGGAACGCCTCACGGGCCGAGCGGTAATCGGGACGGAAGAAGTCGCTGGTGGCCATGGGGGAGGGGGTGGGGCCGGGGGCGATCAGAAGGGATGGGCGTGGTGGCTGGTCACTGTGTGGATCTCGGCGTCGCGGTTAAAGATCTGAGCAAGCGCTTCGATGCTCGCCATCACTTCCTTTGACCGGTCGATCCGCCCTCGCCGTCCTCTGATGTGACCGGCCCGGCGCCTGGGATGCCCTCCACGGGGGGCGGCATAGGAAGCCCGCTATGGAAGCCGGCTGTCGTCAGCATGCATCCTGGGTCTGGCTCGCCGTACCAGTCGGCATAGGCAACAGGCAGTACCCCACGCTCGGCGAAACCGAGCATCTGGACGTACCAGCCGGCATATGGCCAGTCGGCACCTTGGCCCAGCTGGGAGATAGTGGGGAAGCGTTCGAGGAACTTTGAAGCGAGCTGCCGGGCCGTGTCCTTCTGCGCGTCCTCCCAGCCGAAATAGTTATTGTCCTGCCCCGTTGTGTAGTGGGCTGCATCGTCGAAGTCGCACATCATTGCCCCGTGCATGCGCTGGATGTTTCCGACGTGGGTGACTGAGCATCGCCAGTGCATCCCAGACGGTGACATGCCTGGGGCGATCCGCAGCCGTTGATAGCCGAGCTTGTGCAGCTCGTGGACCATGAGCAGCACCCGTTGAGAACGCCGCACGAGTGGGTCGGAATTGCGCTCCACTTTCAAAGACCTCCGATCACCTGACGCACCAGATCAGAAGCGGGGGAAAATCCTGGCCGGGTGAACAAACCCTTGCTCCCGTCTTCCGCATCTGGAAGTTGGGCTCCCATTCGCTGCCTACCCCTCCTCCAACTCACCAGCCCCCACCCGCTGCTCCAGATCACCCAGCACGTCCTCGATCTGGGCCAGAGCAGAGCGCAGATCGTCGGCGATCTCCTGGGCAAGCAGGTGCGGCTCCGGCAGATTGGCGGAATCTTCGAGGCTCTCATCGCGGAGCCAGAACAGGTCGAGGCTGACTTTGTCGCGGGCGAGGATCTCCTCGTAGCTGAAGGAGCGCCAGCGGCCTTCGGGGTTGGCTTCACTCCAGGTGGCTTCGCGGTTGTGGCGATCGCCAGGGCGATAGCAAGCCACGAACTCATCGAGATCGGCGCGGACCATGCGCTTGGTCTTGAGGGTGAAGTGCTTGTTGGTGCGCAGGTCGTACACCCACAGGGTCTTCGTCCAGGGGGTATCGGCACCGGGCCGGCGATCGAAGAACAGCACGTTGGCCTTCACGCCCTGGGCGTAGAAGATGCCGGTGGGCAGGCGCAGCAGGGTGTGCACCTCACACTCCTTAAGCAAGTTGCGGCGCACGGTCTCGCCGACGCCCCCTTCGAACAGCACGTTGTCGGGCAATACCACAGCGGCGCGGCCGTGGATCTTGAGCAGCGACTTGATGTGCTGCACGAAGTTGAGCTGCTTGTTGGAGGTGGTGGTCCAGAAGTCGGGGCGGTTGTAGGTGAGCGCCTGGCGTTCGCTGTCGCCGTCGTCGTTGACGATCGTGATCGACGACTTCTTGCCGAAGGGCGGATTGGTGATCACCACATCGACGCGGCTGCTCGGCTCATCGCGGAGGGCGTCATCGGTGCGGATCGGTACGGCGTGCTGGTGATCGCCGTCGGGGCCGATGCCGTGCAGGTAGAGAT
This genomic stretch from Cyanobium gracile PCC 6307 harbors:
- a CDS encoding type I restriction-modification system subunit M translates to MSEAANRIVQKLWSYCHVLRDDGLSYQDYLEQLTFLLFLKMADERAQLTGEEQPIPEGHRWADLAAPQMEGVELEQLYRRTLSALGKEGGMLGLIFEKAQNKIQDPARLRQLVVELIGKENWSAMSADVKGDAYEGLLERNAQDTKSGAGQYFTPRPLIDGIVACVRPQPGEVIADPACGTGGFLLSAYEFVQHNHQLDRDQKRHLRFEALRGTELVPNVARLCGMNLYLHGIGPDGDHQHAVPIRTDDALRDEPSSRVDVVITNPPFGKKSSITIVNDDGDSERQALTYNRPDFWTTTSNKQLNFVQHIKSLLKIHGRAAVVLPDNVLFEGGVGETVRRNLLKECEVHTLLRLPTGIFYAQGVKANVLFFDRRPGADTPWTKTLWVYDLRTNKHFTLKTKRMVRADLDEFVACYRPGDRHNREATWSEANPEGRWRSFSYEEILARDKVSLDLFWLRDESLEDSANLPEPHLLAQEIADDLRSALAQIEDVLGDLEQRVGAGELEEG